A part of Aurantimicrobium sp. MWH-Uga1 genomic DNA contains:
- a CDS encoding aldehyde dehydrogenase, translating to MVSYTIINPATEEAGETIEHLSLEQTDEAINKAQKAQKEWATRNPADRAAALRLFADAVDADVENLAQLEVRNSGHPIGQARWEAEHVRNVLEYYSATPERLFGKQIPVAGGLDVTFQEPLGVVGVITPWNFPMTIASWGFAPALAAGNAVVLKPAEWTPLTSIRLGELALQAGLPEGLFQVLPGKGSVVGERFVTNPTVRKVVFTGSTEVGKRIMAGAADQIKRVTLELGGKSANIVFADADIEKAAATAPYGVFENAGQDCCARSRILVQRSVYDKFMEYLEPAVKGVKVGDPRDEATEMGPLVHKNHYDSVSRYVPSDAPVAFRGTAPEGAGYWFAPTVLTPGSRDHVSATEEIFGPVVTVLPFDDDADAIELANATEYGLSGSIWTRDVGRAIRISRGVESGNLSVNSHSSVRYNTPFGGFKQSGLGRELGPDAALAFTETKNVFIPAD from the coding sequence ATCGTGAGTTACACCATCATCAACCCCGCTACCGAAGAGGCCGGGGAAACTATTGAGCACCTCAGCCTGGAACAAACCGATGAGGCCATCAATAAGGCCCAGAAAGCACAAAAAGAGTGGGCGACACGCAACCCAGCAGACCGTGCAGCAGCGTTGCGTTTATTCGCCGATGCGGTTGATGCGGATGTTGAAAACCTGGCGCAACTTGAAGTACGCAACTCTGGCCACCCCATCGGCCAAGCCCGCTGGGAAGCAGAACACGTGCGCAATGTCTTGGAATACTACTCAGCAACACCTGAGCGCCTCTTTGGTAAGCAGATCCCTGTCGCCGGCGGACTCGATGTTACCTTCCAAGAACCTCTTGGGGTAGTCGGGGTCATTACCCCATGGAACTTCCCCATGACCATTGCCTCGTGGGGTTTTGCTCCAGCACTGGCGGCTGGAAATGCTGTCGTCCTCAAACCAGCCGAGTGGACTCCACTGACCAGTATTCGCTTAGGTGAACTTGCACTTCAAGCTGGGCTACCCGAAGGACTATTCCAAGTTTTACCCGGAAAAGGTTCTGTCGTTGGTGAGCGCTTCGTCACGAACCCAACCGTTCGCAAAGTCGTCTTTACCGGCTCAACTGAGGTAGGCAAGCGGATCATGGCAGGCGCTGCTGACCAGATTAAGCGCGTCACGCTGGAACTGGGCGGTAAGAGTGCCAACATCGTCTTTGCTGATGCTGACATCGAAAAAGCGGCGGCAACCGCTCCCTACGGGGTTTTTGAAAACGCTGGGCAGGATTGTTGTGCTCGCAGTCGCATCTTGGTTCAGCGAAGTGTGTATGACAAGTTCATGGAATATCTCGAGCCTGCCGTCAAGGGCGTCAAAGTGGGTGATCCCCGCGATGAGGCAACAGAGATGGGACCTCTGGTGCACAAGAACCACTACGACAGTGTTTCGCGCTATGTGCCCAGTGACGCTCCTGTGGCATTTCGAGGCACCGCACCTGAGGGGGCAGGATATTGGTTTGCTCCCACAGTCCTCACTCCAGGATCTCGTGACCACGTGAGTGCAACTGAGGAAATCTTTGGCCCTGTTGTCACGGTGCTTCCTTTCGATGATGATGCAGACGCGATTGAGCTCGCTAACGCAACGGAGTACGGCCTGTCAGGTTCCATCTGGACTCGAGACGTCGGCCGCGCCATCCGTATTTCGCGCGGTGTGGAATCAGGTAACTTGTCTGTGAATTCGCACTCTTCCGTGCGCTACAACACTCCCTTCGGCGGCTTCAAACAATCCGGTTTGGGTCGTGAGCTGGGTCCCGATGCGGCTTTGGCATTTACGGAGACCAAAAACGTCTTCATCCCTGCTGACTAA
- a CDS encoding DUF805 domain-containing protein — MSFAEAIQSVFSKFNKLQGRSPRSEYWYWRLFVFIVSLVAVIPVVLVAMMVRQGDVWALFPFLIAAGAIAVFLWLLTITVTVRRLHDQGVSGWFFLLFLIPSVGWIIELVFMLQPSQPGSNKYGAPYLAK; from the coding sequence ATGAGTTTTGCAGAAGCTATTCAGTCCGTCTTTTCCAAGTTCAATAAGCTCCAGGGCCGCTCCCCTCGCTCAGAGTATTGGTACTGGAGATTGTTCGTTTTCATCGTCTCCTTAGTGGCAGTTATCCCGGTGGTCCTTGTCGCCATGATGGTGCGTCAGGGTGATGTCTGGGCATTGTTCCCTTTCCTCATCGCAGCTGGTGCCATTGCCGTGTTCTTGTGGTTACTGACCATTACTGTGACCGTGCGTAGACTTCACGACCAGGGCGTTAGCGGTTGGTTCTTCCTGCTCTTTCTCATTCCCAGTGTGGGCTGGATTATCGAGCTGGTGTTCATGTTGCAGCCCAGCCAGCCTGGCTCAAACAAGTACGGCGCCCCCTACCTCGCCAAGTAA
- a CDS encoding FKBP-type peptidyl-prolyl cis-trans isomerase, with amino-acid sequence MTEHNLTKPEIDAPMEPAPSELVITDIVVGDGAEATPGATVDVHYVGVEYETGEEFDASWNRGESINFPLQALISGWQEGIPGMKVGGRRMLVCPPAKAYGPAGGGHRLSGKTLIFVIDLLGVS; translated from the coding sequence ATGACTGAACACAACCTCACAAAGCCAGAAATCGATGCTCCTATGGAGCCAGCTCCCTCGGAGCTCGTTATCACCGACATCGTCGTGGGTGACGGTGCTGAAGCAACCCCCGGTGCAACCGTTGACGTTCACTACGTCGGTGTTGAATATGAAACCGGTGAAGAGTTTGATGCTTCCTGGAACCGAGGTGAATCCATCAACTTCCCCCTGCAGGCACTCATTTCCGGTTGGCAAGAAGGTATCCCTGGAATGAAGGTCGGCGGACGCCGTATGCTCGTATGCCCTCCAGCAAAGGCATACGGTCCAGCTGGTGGCGGACACCGCCTCTCTGGCAAGACCCTCATCTTCGTAATCGACCTGCTGGGCGTTAGCTAA
- a CDS encoding DUF805 domain-containing protein, with protein MNDTTEEIGRFIMNFVESIKFGFSNYVNFKGRSRRSGFWYWYLFTILVSLVFNVLSGGKSESFFGFLGGLAALAIFLPSLAYSIRRLHDINKSGWFILFAFIPLVGWIFLLVWYVKDSDPTDNRFGPNPKAA; from the coding sequence GTGAACGACACAACCGAAGAAATAGGGAGATTCATCATGAATTTCGTTGAATCCATCAAGTTTGGTTTTAGCAACTACGTGAACTTCAAGGGACGCAGTCGCCGTTCAGGTTTCTGGTACTGGTACCTTTTCACCATCCTTGTATCACTCGTGTTCAATGTCCTCTCTGGAGGTAAGTCAGAGAGCTTCTTTGGCTTCTTGGGAGGACTTGCTGCTTTGGCAATCTTCTTACCATCACTGGCTTATTCCATTCGTCGCCTGCACGACATCAACAAATCCGGATGGTTCATCCTCTTTGCTTTTATTCCACTAGTTGGCTGGATCTTCCTGCTGGTGTGGTACGTCAAAGACAGTGACCCCACTGACAACCGATTTGGGCCCAACCCTAAAGCTGCATAA
- a CDS encoding 3-oxoacyl-ACP reductase, with the protein MSIEKIDLTQRLAGKVAVITGGASGIGLATAKRFAAEGATVVIGDMDPVSGEKAAAEVGGLFVLVNVTDEDQVNNLFDTAFKVYGSVDIAFNNAGISPPDDDSIETTELPAWNKVQDVNLKSVYLCSRAALRHMVKQQSGSIINTASFVAVMGSATSQISYTASKGGVLAMSRELGVQFARQGIRVNALCPGPVNTPLLQELFAKDPERAQRRLVHIPIGRFAKPEELAAAVAFLASDDSSFITGSTFLVDGGISSAYVTPLD; encoded by the coding sequence ATGAGTATCGAAAAAATAGACCTCACCCAGCGCCTTGCTGGCAAGGTTGCTGTCATTACCGGTGGTGCAAGCGGTATCGGGCTCGCCACTGCCAAGCGCTTTGCTGCTGAAGGCGCAACTGTTGTCATCGGTGATATGGACCCTGTGTCCGGAGAAAAAGCTGCTGCAGAAGTAGGTGGCCTTTTTGTTCTGGTGAACGTAACAGATGAAGATCAGGTCAACAACCTTTTCGATACTGCGTTTAAGGTTTATGGCTCAGTAGACATCGCCTTCAATAACGCAGGTATTTCTCCCCCCGATGATGACTCCATCGAAACAACCGAACTACCTGCGTGGAACAAGGTCCAGGATGTGAACCTCAAGTCTGTGTACCTGTGTTCTCGGGCTGCACTGCGCCACATGGTCAAGCAGCAAAGCGGCTCGATCATTAACACCGCCTCTTTTGTTGCTGTGATGGGTTCTGCAACTTCTCAGATCTCTTACACCGCGTCCAAGGGTGGTGTTCTTGCGATGAGCCGTGAACTGGGTGTTCAGTTTGCTCGTCAAGGAATCCGGGTTAACGCACTGTGCCCTGGGCCCGTGAACACTCCCCTGCTTCAGGAACTCTTTGCGAAGGACCCTGAGAGGGCGCAGCGTCGTCTGGTTCACATCCCTATCGGACGCTTCGCCAAACCAGAAGAACTAGCTGCAGCCGTTGCGTTCTTGGCAAGTGATGACTCCTCCTTCATTACAGGATCTACCTTCCTGGTTGATGGTGGAATTTCTTCTGCGTACGTCACCCCTCTGGACTAA
- a CDS encoding gamma-glutamyl-gamma-aminobutyrate hydrolase family protein has translation MASNDSKPQPVIGLTTYLEQATSGVWDVQAAFLPKVYFDAVNKAGGIAVLIPPQAVNAEIANTILDGLDGLIICGGKDVNPARYGQTPHPLTDEPRPDRDKLEDELLSAAIERELPFLGICRGAQMLNVIRGGDLIQHLPEVVGDDRYQKGQGNFSHIPVQVKEDSLLAHVLGNSSPVGAMYHHQAIGEVGEGLSVVATTEDGVIEALQLDDVPFGLAVQWHPEQTPEDIGLFEGLVEAAREYALTHRRSLSSSQRSSS, from the coding sequence GTGGCTTCGAACGACTCTAAACCACAGCCTGTCATCGGGCTAACCACTTACCTCGAACAAGCCACCTCAGGCGTGTGGGATGTTCAGGCTGCCTTCCTACCCAAGGTGTATTTTGACGCAGTTAACAAAGCAGGCGGAATAGCTGTGCTCATTCCGCCCCAGGCCGTCAACGCTGAAATCGCCAACACCATTCTTGACGGCCTCGATGGCTTGATTATTTGCGGCGGAAAAGACGTCAACCCAGCCCGTTATGGCCAAACACCCCACCCCCTCACCGATGAACCCCGCCCTGATAGAGACAAACTCGAAGATGAACTCCTCTCAGCAGCTATTGAACGAGAGCTCCCCTTCCTAGGCATCTGCCGTGGCGCACAAATGCTCAACGTGATTCGTGGCGGAGATCTCATTCAACACCTGCCGGAAGTTGTCGGAGATGACCGATATCAAAAAGGGCAGGGAAACTTTAGCCATATCCCTGTACAAGTAAAAGAAGACTCACTTCTTGCACACGTTTTGGGGAACTCCTCCCCTGTTGGTGCGATGTACCACCACCAAGCCATCGGGGAAGTCGGGGAAGGCCTCTCCGTCGTTGCCACTACTGAAGACGGGGTGATCGAGGCATTGCAGTTAGATGATGTTCCGTTTGGCCTAGCTGTGCAGTGGCACCCAGAACAAACCCCTGAAGACATAGGCCTCTTTGAAGGCCTCGTTGAGGCAGCTCGCGAGTATGCCCTCACCCACCGTCGCAGTCTTTCCTCATCACAAAGGAGCTCATCGTGA
- a CDS encoding DUF167 domain-containing protein, translating into MRIVVRVKPGSSKGPLIEEDAEGLVVFVKEKAIDGGANEAVVKLIAEHYSTAKSRVRVVRGHTSRIKQIEIDD; encoded by the coding sequence ATGCGCATTGTTGTTCGGGTCAAACCTGGCAGCAGCAAAGGACCTCTCATTGAAGAGGATGCCGAAGGACTTGTTGTCTTTGTGAAAGAAAAAGCAATCGATGGCGGCGCCAATGAGGCTGTTGTGAAATTGATTGCTGAGCACTACAGCACTGCCAAGTCTCGCGTTCGAGTGGTGCGTGGTCACACGTCACGCATCAAACAGATTGAAATTGACGACTAA
- a CDS encoding polyribonucleotide nucleotidyltransferase, translated as MEGPEIKFAEAVIDNGKFGKRVVRFETGRLAQQAQGAVAAYLDDETMLLSATSVSKQPKDNFDFFPLTVDVEERSYAAGKIPGSFFRREGRPSTEAILVCRLIDRPLRPSFVDGLRNEVQIVVTVLSIAPGEFYDALAINASSASTQISGLPFSGPIGGIRMVLIDGQWVAFPNVEQLKDAVFDLVVAGRIVVDKDGKEDVAIMMVEAEATEVSWDLIKAGGIKPDEEIVSQGLEASKPFLTALIKAQEELARQSAKEVQDYPVFPLYSDELYEAVSELALADLEKVYLIADKIERQNADDEVKARVKEAIVAKVEAGELDEAALNQFSAAYKSVTKKVVRGRILTEGVRMDGRGLRDIRALDAEVQVIPRVHGSAIFQRGETQIMGVTTLNMLKMEQQIDSLSPITSKRYMHHYNFPPYSTGETGRVGTPKRREIGHGFLAERALVPVLPGREEFPYAIRQVSEALGSNGSTSMGSVCASTLSLLNAGVPLRAPVAGIAMGLVSDEVNGETRYAALTDILGAEDALGDMDFKVAGTSEFITAIQLDTKLDGIPASVLTGALTQAKEARTAILAVINAAIDGPDEMAPTAPRVISVQIPVDKIGELIGPKGKTINTIQDETGATISIEDDGTVYIGATDGPSAEAARAQVNAIANPTNPEVGEQFLGTVVKLATFGAFVSLLPGKDGLLHISEVRKLAGGKRVENVEDVLSVGQKVLVKITKIDDRGKLSLEPVLEGEEGEATAENDAE; from the coding sequence ATGGAAGGTCCAGAAATCAAATTCGCCGAAGCCGTTATTGACAACGGTAAGTTCGGTAAGCGTGTGGTCCGCTTTGAAACCGGCCGTCTCGCACAACAGGCTCAGGGCGCAGTTGCGGCCTACCTAGATGACGAAACTATGCTGCTTTCGGCTACGTCTGTCAGCAAGCAGCCCAAGGATAACTTCGACTTCTTCCCACTGACTGTGGACGTTGAAGAGCGTAGCTACGCAGCAGGCAAGATCCCCGGTTCGTTCTTCCGTCGTGAAGGCCGTCCCTCGACTGAGGCCATCCTGGTCTGCCGTCTGATCGACCGCCCACTGCGCCCATCCTTCGTTGATGGTCTGCGTAACGAAGTTCAGATCGTTGTGACCGTTTTGTCTATTGCTCCAGGTGAGTTCTATGACGCACTAGCTATCAACGCTTCTTCTGCATCAACCCAGATCTCCGGTTTGCCCTTCTCCGGTCCTATCGGTGGTATCCGTATGGTCTTGATTGATGGCCAGTGGGTTGCATTCCCCAACGTTGAGCAGCTCAAAGACGCCGTCTTTGACCTCGTCGTTGCTGGTCGCATCGTTGTGGATAAGGATGGCAAGGAAGACGTCGCCATCATGATGGTTGAGGCAGAAGCTACTGAAGTGAGCTGGGACCTCATCAAGGCTGGTGGCATCAAGCCTGACGAGGAAATCGTTTCTCAGGGTCTTGAAGCATCCAAGCCTTTCCTCACCGCATTGATTAAGGCTCAGGAAGAGCTCGCACGTCAGTCAGCTAAGGAAGTTCAGGACTACCCTGTATTCCCTCTCTACTCTGACGAGCTCTACGAGGCAGTGAGCGAACTCGCTCTTGCTGACCTGGAGAAGGTCTACCTCATCGCTGACAAGATTGAGCGTCAGAACGCTGACGACGAGGTCAAGGCACGCGTCAAGGAAGCCATTGTGGCCAAGGTTGAGGCTGGCGAGCTCGATGAGGCTGCACTGAACCAGTTCAGTGCTGCTTACAAGTCGGTCACCAAGAAGGTTGTTCGTGGACGTATCCTCACCGAGGGTGTTCGTATGGACGGCCGTGGTTTGCGTGACATTCGCGCACTGGATGCTGAAGTTCAGGTCATTCCTCGCGTTCACGGTTCGGCTATCTTCCAGCGTGGAGAGACCCAGATCATGGGTGTCACCACCTTGAACATGCTGAAGATGGAACAGCAGATTGACTCGCTGTCTCCTATCACCTCGAAGCGCTACATGCACCACTACAACTTCCCGCCATATTCCACCGGTGAAACCGGTCGTGTGGGAACGCCTAAGCGCCGCGAAATCGGTCACGGCTTCCTTGCTGAACGTGCACTTGTGCCTGTTCTTCCTGGACGTGAAGAGTTCCCTTACGCTATCCGTCAGGTATCTGAGGCTCTCGGATCTAACGGTTCTACCTCGATGGGTTCGGTGTGTGCATCGACTCTGTCGCTGCTTAACGCAGGTGTTCCTTTGCGCGCTCCTGTAGCAGGTATCGCGATGGGTCTCGTCTCTGACGAGGTCAACGGCGAAACTCGCTACGCAGCTCTGACCGACATCCTCGGTGCAGAAGATGCTCTCGGCGACATGGACTTCAAGGTTGCAGGTACGTCTGAATTCATCACCGCGATTCAGCTCGACACCAAGCTCGATGGCATCCCTGCCTCCGTGCTCACTGGTGCGCTGACTCAGGCGAAGGAAGCTCGTACCGCAATCCTTGCTGTGATCAATGCAGCAATCGATGGTCCAGACGAGATGGCACCTACTGCTCCTCGCGTGATCAGTGTTCAGATTCCTGTCGACAAGATTGGTGAACTCATCGGTCCTAAGGGCAAGACCATCAACACCATCCAAGATGAGACTGGTGCAACCATCTCGATCGAGGACGACGGAACCGTCTACATCGGTGCAACCGATGGTCCTTCGGCTGAGGCAGCTCGCGCACAGGTCAACGCCATTGCGAACCCCACCAACCCTGAGGTTGGCGAGCAGTTCCTCGGTACCGTCGTCAAGCTCGCAACCTTTGGTGCGTTCGTCTCTTTGCTTCCTGGCAAGGATGGCCTGCTACACATCTCTGAGGTGCGCAAGCTTGCCGGTGGCAAGCGCGTGGAGAACGTTGAAGACGTTCTCTCCGTTGGCCAAAAGGTTCTCGTGAAGATCACCAAGATTGATGACCGTGGCAAGCTTTCGCTTGAGCCTGTTCTCGAAGGTGAAGAAGGCGAAGCTACCGCTGAAAACGACGCAGAGTAA
- a CDS encoding alpha/beta hydrolase: MTFPAIDSTAVRWSIPREKVASALAERPLLLMMHGYGSNEGDLFSLGQYMPEEFVIASLRAPLSAGPGYAWFQIDYDAENATLRRDVSEVTRSTHQLISWIDELEDEVGGFQDVALLGFSQGGVMLTQLFRHQPERFSAGVFLASFAVDDTTEGGKERDAALAAVKPPIFWGRDPQDPVITPDLIEFTRRWLPAHFDVDAQLYAHVGHGLSLEEIEDATAFLRKHVGL, from the coding sequence ATGACCTTTCCTGCCATCGACAGCACCGCTGTGCGCTGGTCAATACCACGCGAAAAGGTCGCCTCCGCTTTGGCCGAACGTCCCCTGCTTCTGATGATGCATGGCTACGGCTCGAACGAGGGTGACCTCTTCTCGTTGGGGCAATACATGCCCGAGGAATTTGTGATTGCGTCTCTTCGTGCTCCGTTGAGTGCTGGCCCGGGTTATGCCTGGTTCCAGATTGACTACGACGCAGAGAATGCGACTCTTCGACGTGACGTGAGCGAGGTGACGCGCTCCACACATCAACTGATTTCCTGGATCGATGAGCTCGAGGACGAAGTTGGCGGTTTTCAAGATGTTGCCCTGCTGGGCTTCTCCCAGGGTGGGGTTATGCTCACCCAGCTCTTCCGTCACCAGCCAGAGCGTTTTAGCGCTGGAGTATTCTTAGCTAGCTTCGCCGTGGATGACACCACAGAAGGTGGGAAAGAACGCGATGCTGCGCTCGCTGCGGTTAAGCCACCCATTTTCTGGGGCAGAGATCCTCAAGACCCCGTGATTACCCCCGACCTCATTGAATTTACTCGTCGTTGGCTTCCGGCACATTTTGATGTTGATGCACAGCTTTATGCTCACGTTGGGCACGGGCTATCTCTAGAAGAAATTGAAGACGCTACCGCCTTCCTCAGAAAGCACGTCGGGCTTTAG
- a CDS encoding glutamine synthetase family protein produces the protein MSSAAGNLTPEGLKALVEDGSIDTVIVSFTDMQGRLVGKRVSARLFVEDVMSHGAECCNYLFAVDVENNTVDGYSISSWERGYGDMAMIPDMSTLRTAPWLEGTAMVMADMQWLDHTPVKQSPREILRTQINRLAELGLVPYVGTELEFIVFDDTYREAWAKGYDNLRPSTDYNVDYDLLASTRVEPLLRDIRNSMDAAGMYCEGVKGECNLGQQEIAFRYDHALVTCDNHSVYKSGAKVIADKHGKSLTFMAKFNEREGNSCHIHISLRDNDGNPVFADKSQEHGMSKLFRHFLAGQIAAMRELSLFFAPNINSYKRYVDGSFAPTAVAWGLDNRTCSLRVVGQGHAMRVEQRVPGGDVNQYLAVAALIAAGLHGIENELELEPITTGNAYTGGAPRVPSTLREAAELFAQSEIAQKAFGQEVVDHYLNYARIEVAAYDAAITDWERVRGFERL, from the coding sequence ATGTCCAGTGCCGCAGGAAACCTCACCCCTGAAGGGCTTAAAGCCCTCGTCGAGGACGGAAGCATAGACACCGTCATCGTCTCATTTACGGACATGCAAGGCCGCTTGGTGGGTAAGCGTGTTTCTGCGCGTTTGTTTGTGGAAGACGTCATGTCACACGGTGCTGAGTGCTGCAATTATCTTTTTGCTGTTGACGTGGAAAACAACACCGTTGATGGTTATTCGATCTCCAGCTGGGAACGCGGCTATGGAGATATGGCCATGATTCCCGACATGAGCACGCTGCGAACAGCACCCTGGCTTGAAGGAACAGCCATGGTGATGGCAGATATGCAATGGTTGGACCACACCCCCGTGAAGCAGTCCCCTCGTGAAATTCTGCGCACTCAGATCAATCGTCTAGCTGAACTGGGATTGGTCCCCTATGTCGGAACAGAACTTGAATTCATTGTTTTTGATGACACCTACCGCGAAGCGTGGGCCAAGGGGTATGACAACCTGCGTCCCTCCACGGACTACAACGTGGATTACGACCTCCTGGCCTCAACCCGCGTGGAACCCCTATTGCGTGACATTCGCAATTCGATGGATGCAGCAGGAATGTATTGCGAAGGCGTCAAGGGTGAATGCAACCTGGGACAGCAAGAAATCGCGTTCCGCTACGACCATGCACTCGTTACGTGCGATAACCACTCCGTATACAAAAGCGGAGCAAAGGTTATCGCCGATAAGCACGGCAAATCATTGACCTTTATGGCGAAATTCAATGAGCGCGAAGGAAACTCATGCCACATTCACATCAGCCTGCGTGACAACGACGGCAACCCTGTGTTCGCAGACAAGAGCCAAGAACACGGAATGAGCAAACTGTTCCGCCACTTCTTGGCAGGTCAGATTGCTGCAATGCGTGAACTTTCATTGTTCTTTGCACCGAATATCAACTCCTACAAGCGTTACGTTGACGGCAGCTTTGCCCCCACCGCAGTTGCGTGGGGTCTCGACAACCGCACGTGTTCATTGCGTGTGGTGGGCCAAGGCCACGCGATGCGTGTAGAGCAGCGTGTTCCTGGTGGAGATGTGAACCAGTACCTCGCGGTTGCTGCATTGATTGCAGCCGGACTGCACGGTATCGAAAACGAACTGGAACTCGAACCAATCACAACCGGAAATGCCTATACCGGGGGCGCTCCACGTGTTCCATCGACCCTACGCGAGGCCGCTGAACTCTTCGCGCAGTCAGAGATTGCCCAGAAAGCTTTTGGCCAAGAAGTAGTTGATCACTATCTCAACTATGCCCGCATTGAAGTGGCAGCTTACGATGCAGCTATCACCGACTGGGAGCGTGTCCGTGGCTTCGAACGACTCTAA
- a CDS encoding amino acid permease — protein MSKDTLNVSGVTYTTADANYFKKRTLKRSAGLWGLWGLAVAAVISGDFSGWNFGIGFAGFGGMLIAFAVLIFMYYGMMFSIGEMAAAMPHSGGAYSFARSALGPWGGLATGLAETIEYVATTAVIVFFSASYANSITAELLGVSLPMFVWYIILYAVFVLLNAAGSNISFKFAIVVSIISIAILLVFSAMALFSGKLDFNSLWNIAPEEGQSAFLPYGWLPILFALPYAMWFFLGIEELPLAAEESHNPVRDIPRAGLIARTTLIITGLLVLFLNTALVGAEEISAAGEPLLDGFRAMVGDGAAAVLALFALIGLLASLQGIMFAYGRNMYSLSRAGYYPKVFSLTGKRQTPYVALTVGAIIGFVALVTVDSLGGAGGVAGAIVLNIAVWGAVIAYVLQMISFIVLRKKFPKANRPYKSPWGIPGAVIAATVSIAIFFGFFINEPARPAIIAIAVIYAIMLLSFAVYGRKNLILSPEEEYAVSGGLHGDPQKEGYGGKVEEELLAMDGVDDDKK, from the coding sequence ATGTCCAAAGACACCTTGAACGTCTCGGGTGTGACGTACACAACCGCAGACGCTAACTATTTCAAGAAACGGACGCTCAAGCGTTCTGCTGGATTGTGGGGCCTCTGGGGTCTCGCCGTCGCAGCAGTTATCTCTGGTGACTTCTCCGGATGGAACTTCGGAATTGGGTTCGCTGGCTTTGGTGGAATGCTGATCGCATTCGCCGTTTTGATCTTCATGTACTACGGAATGATGTTCAGCATCGGTGAAATGGCCGCTGCGATGCCTCACTCTGGTGGTGCTTACTCCTTCGCCCGATCTGCCCTGGGTCCCTGGGGCGGTCTGGCAACTGGGCTTGCGGAGACAATCGAGTACGTGGCAACCACTGCTGTTATCGTGTTCTTCTCTGCTTCTTATGCGAACAGTATTACCGCAGAACTGCTGGGAGTGTCCCTGCCCATGTTCGTCTGGTACATCATTTTGTACGCAGTGTTTGTCTTGCTCAATGCTGCAGGGTCAAACATCTCATTCAAGTTCGCAATTGTGGTGTCCATCATCTCGATTGCTATCTTGCTGGTCTTCTCAGCAATGGCCCTTTTCTCCGGCAAGCTCGACTTTAACTCGCTGTGGAACATTGCTCCTGAAGAAGGACAGTCCGCATTCCTGCCATACGGTTGGTTGCCAATCCTCTTCGCTCTTCCCTACGCAATGTGGTTCTTCCTCGGTATTGAAGAGCTTCCACTGGCTGCAGAAGAATCTCACAACCCCGTTCGTGATATCCCACGTGCTGGTTTGATTGCTCGCACCACACTGATCATTACCGGTCTGTTGGTTCTCTTCCTCAACACTGCCTTGGTTGGTGCTGAAGAAATCAGTGCCGCCGGTGAGCCACTGCTTGATGGCTTCCGTGCCATGGTTGGTGATGGTGCAGCTGCAGTCCTCGCATTGTTCGCACTCATTGGTTTGCTTGCTTCACTGCAAGGAATCATGTTTGCTTACGGACGTAACATGTACTCCCTGTCTCGTGCTGGTTACTACCCCAAGGTGTTCTCCCTCACCGGAAAACGCCAGACCCCTTATGTCGCATTGACCGTGGGCGCCATTATCGGTTTTGTCGCCTTGGTCACTGTTGACAGCCTGGGTGGTGCCGGTGGTGTTGCTGGAGCAATCGTGCTGAACATCGCTGTATGGGGTGCAGTAATTGCCTACGTGCTGCAGATGATCTCCTTCATCGTTCTGCGCAAGAAGTTCCCCAAGGCAAACCGCCCCTACAAGAGCCCCTGGGGTATTCCTGGTGCTGTTATCGCAGCAACAGTATCGATTGCAATCTTCTTCGGGTTCTTTATCAACGAACCCGCACGACCAGCAATCATCGCTATCGCTGTGATCTACGCCATCATGCTGCTGAGCTTCGCTGTCTATGGTCGAAAGAATTTGATTCTTTCTCCCGAAGAGGAGTACGCAGTCTCAGGTGGTCTCCACGGTGACCCACAAAAGGAAGGTTACGGCGGAAAGGTTGAGGAAGAGCTCCTCGCCATGGACGGCGTAGACGACGACAAGAAATAA
- the rpsO gene encoding 30S ribosomal protein S15, which produces MALEADVKKAIIDEYATHPGDTGSPEVQVALLTKRIKDLTEHLKEHKHDHHSRRGLLLLVGQRRRLLGYLADVDINRYRKLIERLGLRR; this is translated from the coding sequence ATGGCACTTGAAGCAGATGTCAAAAAGGCGATCATCGACGAATACGCAACTCACCCCGGTGACACTGGATCTCCTGAGGTTCAGGTTGCTCTTCTCACCAAGCGCATCAAGGACTTAACTGAGCACCTCAAGGAGCACAAGCACGACCACCACTCACGTCGTGGACTGCTGCTGCTCGTTGGTCAGCGTCGTCGTCTTCTCGGCTACCTAGCTGATGTAGACATTAACCGTTACCGAAAGCTCATCGAGCGACTCGGACTGCGTCGATAG